The Haemorhous mexicanus isolate bHaeMex1 chromosome 5, bHaeMex1.pri, whole genome shotgun sequence genome contains a region encoding:
- the RPS16 gene encoding small ribosomal subunit protein uS9, whose product MPAKGPLQSVQVFGRKKTATAVAHCKRGNGLIKVNGRPLEMIEPRTLQYKLLEPVLLLGKERFAGVDIRVRVKGGGHVAQIYAIRQAISKALVAYYQKYVDEASKKEIKDILIQYDRTLLVADPRRCESKKFGGPGARARYQKSYR is encoded by the exons ATGCCGGCCAAGGGTCCCCTGCAGAGCGTCCAGGTTTTCGGACGAAAG AAAACTGCAACGGCTGTTGCCCACTGCaagagaggaaatggcctcataAAAGTTAATGGAAGACCTCTGGAAATGATTGAGCCCAGAACTCTGCAGTATAAA CTGCTTGAACCTGTCCTCCTCCTGGGGAAGGAACGGTTTGCTGGTGTTGACATCAGAGTCCGTGTGAAGGGTGGTGGCCACGTAGCACAAATCTATG CTATCCGTCAAGCTATTTCCAAAGCTTTGGTGGCTTACTATCAAAAAT ATGTTGATGAAGCTTCCAAGAAAGAGATCAAGGATATTCTAATCCAGTATGATAGGACTCTGCTTGTTGCAGATCCTCGCCGTTGTGAATCCAAGAAATTTGGAGGACCTGGTGCTCGTGCACGCTACCAGAAGTCTTACCGTTAA